The window TTAGAAGCCGAACTCCTATCCTGCatggagggtttgaaccttgccttCAAGTGGACGCAGCTACCTATTGAAGTGGAGACACACTGCCGTGTTGCTCTTAAGATGATCACAGTAGTGGACAGAGATCGATCACGTTACTCCATGCTGGTTGATCAGATCAAGAGGCTTATGTCGGAAGGGAGAGTAGTTAATTGGATcagacttcttcttcttgtcctactGCAGGAAACAGCTAGTGCATTTCCGAACCGGTAACGTGTTTACATCCACCCCCTGCTAGTTGCAGGATGATGATGAAAAGCTGATataattatgtactccctccgtcccaaattactcgtcgctgaaatggatgtatctagaactaaaatacatctagatacattcatacgGGCAAAAAGTAATTCGGAACACAGGGAGTATATATTTGATTTGCAGATCACCACCCATCGTTAGCTAATAAGAGCTTTCTTGCAAATTAAAAGCAGGCACTAAAGTCGCCTTTCAAAATTCAaccatatatatactagtattactGTACAAATAACAAATGGAAAATACAACCATATATAATTATGTATGTACAATATGATTGGTGTCGTAGGCGAAGCATCCGGGACGGTCATGCTCTTCTGACGGAATCGAACTTGTCCGTTTGTAAACCTATAATGCAGGTTTCACAAATTGAAGCATCCAAGGAAGGTTGTATCCAAGGAAGttgtataaaaaatagagttgagaGGTGACTTGTTATTCTGACGTAAATAACCTTGTTCGTTTCATTGCAATTATTTCGTCGCACCAAAAAGAAAACTGTGCAATTATTGACAAACATGATAAATTTCAGATAGTAGCGTGTTCGGTTCTGTGGCATGGAAAACTCTCAGCAGGTGCAGAAACTCCTACGATTACGACTCAGGCACCAGTTCAGTAACTACTGAAGATGTATAAACTGCAGAACATTGCTAGTACTGCTGAGAAAGACACCACATATTGAACGGTAGCCTAGATAATCTAAGGAGAAGGATCCACGACATTTCACCACATAAATGTGATTGGGGGTAAGGAGCCAGTAACAATTACAGAAATTAGATGATCAACGAGAAATAATATTTTTAGCGTTTGCTAAGACAATGGAGCTTTGGTAAACTAGAACAGAGACTGTCCACTCGATTGTCACGTTAGGCTCATCCTTCGGTTTGTTGCATATGTATGTGGGCTGTTACTAAATTATTACTACCAGTACCAATTTACTGACTTCCAATAATCACCATGTCCCGTCCCATGTTGCTCAAGCAAAAGTTCTCTTGACTAGAGATGGTTAATAGCTAATCAAACTTTTATGCTAACTCACCTGGAAGAAGGTTTTGTGGACAATAGAGTTGACAAAGGACTCATTCTGCTAACGGATACAACTTGTGCATTTCCAGCCAATAGCATCTCCATCTACCCTGCAAGTAGCAGCGCGACGAATGAAGGTTCACATAAATATGGTGCATAACTAATTTGCAGCTGCTCATCGTTAGGAATCAATAGCAGCCGCCAGAGTCACCGTTCAAAACTAATATATGCAACTACCGTTCAAAACTTGTGTTAGGTTTACATGTTTAAGTGATTAACATAAGTTTGTTGCAACTATCGATCTACGAAAAACGAACTAAAAACAAGAGCATGGTTTTGCAGATGAAGCATCCGGGAAGGTCGCTTCTAGAATAGGGCAGGACTTGTTCTTCTAACAGAAGCAACTTGTCCAATTATGAACCAATAATGTAAGTGCCACAAACTGAACTATCCAAGGAAGGTTGTATCCACAAACAGAGTTGAGACGTTACTTGTTATTCTGACGAAAACAACTTGTTCATTTGAAATGATTCATTTCTAAACCGGTGGTTATGTAATCCTTGCATGTATCCCTTCAAAGTTGGAGCCCACACCGTCGTCAGCCCAAACAGATTCCGTGGCACGAAACATCATCAGTGGGTGCAGAAACTCAAGACTCAAGACACCAGTTCCATTTTTGCGTATGTAATTGTTTAGATAAAGGGCGATTTTATTGTCTCAAATGTAGAATCATGCCGGTAGAAAATATTATGAGTAACACCCATCTGGGCTTTTATTTGGAGGTGCCCTACTCCTCCTAAGGTTCGCAGTTTTACTTGGCGCTTGATCACGGACTGCTTGCCCACTTGGGTTAATAAAAAACGACGAGAATTGGAAGTTTCTGACCAATACCCTCTCTGTGCGATGGAGTCGGAGGACACATTTCATGCCTTTTGCAGATGTCCTAGGGTGGTGGCCTTTTGGCAAGCGATGCCACAGCAATGGCGAATTCCTGTTGTTACGACATTCCATCGGACGGGCACGGAGTGGATCGCCCAAACTCTTTGTGACCTGCCTGACACGGAGAGGATGTAACTCATGATGACCCTTTGGCGCCGCTGGTTCGTACGCAATGAAATGACGCATCATAAGCAGCCTCCTCCGGTTGAAGCATCCAAGAGGTTCCTTATCAGCTACGTTGATTCACTCGTCGGCATCCAAAACAACCCGAGTGCAGACCCGGTGAAAGGCAAACAAGTGGTTGATGTGGTGACGCCCAGCAAGCCTGTACCACATGCTCGGTTGCGGACGAGGCGCAATCATGATGGACTCCTCCAGCGGATGGGTGGACCAAAATAAATGTCGATGAATCGTTCTGTGCCTCCACCGGAACAGCCAGCGCCAGAATAATTCTACGGTACAGTTTGGGTAAGATCATTTTCTCATCACGCAGAGAACTGAGAGCATGTGCAGAACCTTTAGAAGTCGAACTTCTATCCTgcatagagggtttgaaccttgccttGCAGTGGACGCAGCTACCTATTGAAGTGGAGACAGACTGCCATGTTGCTCTTAAGATGATCACAACAGTGGACAGAGATCGATCACGTTACTCCATGCTGGTTGATCAGATTAGGAGGCTTATGTAGGCAGGGAGAGTAGTTAATTGGATcagacttcttcttcttgtcctgctGCAGGAAGCAGCTAGTGCATTTCCGAACCAGTAACGTGTGTACATCCACCCCCTGCCAGTTGCAGGATGATTATGAAAAGCTGATataattatgtactccctccgtcccaaattactcgtcgctgaaatggatgtatctagaactaaaatacatttagatacatccatacgtgcaacaagtaattcggaacggagggagtatatatttgaTTTGCAGATCACCATCCATCGTAAGCTAATAAGAGCTTTCTTGCAAATTAAAAGCACCCACCAAAGTCGCCTTTCAAAATTCAaccatatatatactagtattactGTACAAATAACAAATGGAAAATAAAACCATATATAATTATGTATGTACAGTATGAATAGTGTGGTAGGCGAAGCATCCGGGAAGGTCATGCTCTTCTGACAAAATCCAACTTGTCCCTTTGTAAACCAATAAtgcaggtgtcacaaattgaagcaTCCAAGGAAGGTTGTATCCAAAATAGAGTTGAGAGGTGACTTGTTCTTCTGACGTAAATAACCTTGTTCGTTTCATTGCAATTATTTCGTCGCAACAAAAAGAAAACTATGCAGTTATTGAATAGCATGATAAATTTAAGATAGTAGCGTGTTCGGTTCTGTGGCATGGTAAACTCTCAGCAGGTGCAAAAACTCCTACGATTACGACTCAGGCACCAGTTCAGTAACCACTGAAGATGTATAAACTGCAGAACATTACTAGTACTGCTGAGAAAGACACCACATATTGAACGGTAGCCTAGATAATCTAGGGAGGAGGATCCACAGCATTTTACCACATAAATGTGATAGGGGGTAAGGAGCCAGTAACAATTACAGAAATTAGATGATCAACGAGACACAATATTTTTAGCGTTTGCTAAGACAATGGAGCTTTGGAAAGCTAGAACAGAGACCGTCCGCTCGATTGCCACGTTAGGCTCATCCTTCggtttgttgcatatgtttgtgggctGTTACTAAATTATTACTACCAGTACCAATTTACTGACTTCGAATAATCACCATGTCTCGTCCCATGTTGCTCAAGCAAAAGTTCTCTTGACTACAGATGATTAATAGCTAATCAAACTTTTATGCTAACTCACCTGGAGGAAGGTTTTGTGGACAGCAGAGTTGACAAAGGACTCATTCTGCTGACGGATACAACTTGTGCATTTCCAGCCAATAGCATCTCCATCTACCCTGGAAGTAGCGGCATGACGAATGAAGGTTCACATAAATATGGTGCATAACTAATTTGCAGCTGCAAATCGTTAGGAATCAAAAGCAGCTGCCAGAGTCACCGTTCAAAACAAATCTATATAGATAAGGTTTACATGTTTAAGTGATTAACATAAGTTTGTTGCAACTATCGATCTACGAAAAACGAACTAAAACCAATAGCATGGTTTTGCAGATGAAGCATCCGGGAAGGTCGCTTCTAGAATAGGGCAGGACTTGTTCTTCTGATAGAAGCAACTTGTCCAATTATGAACCAATAATGTAAGTGCCACAAACTTAACTATCCAAGGAAAGTTGTATGAGGTTGTATCCACAAACAGAGTTGAGACGTTACTTGTTATTCTGATGAAAACAACTTGTTCATTTGAAATGATTCATTTCTAAACCGGTGGTTATGTAGTCCTTGCATGTATCCCTTCAAAGTTGGAGCCCATACCGTCATCAGCCCAAACAGATTCCGTGGCACGAAACATCATCAGCAGGTGCAGAAACTCAAGACTCGAGACACCAGTTCCGTTTTTGTGTATATAATTTTTTAGATAAAGGGCGATTTTATTATCTCAAATGTAGAATCATGCTGGTAGAAAATATTATGAGTAACACCCGTCTGGGCTTTTATTTGGAGGTGCCCTACTCCTCCTAAGGTTCGCACTTTTACTTGGCGCTTGATCACGGACTGCTTGCCCACTTGGGTTAATAAAAAATGACGAGAATTGGAAGTTTCTGACCAATGCCCTCTCTGTGCAATGGAGTCAGAGGACACATTTCATGCCTTTTGCAGATGTCCTAGGGCGGTGGCCTTTTGGCAAGCGATGCCAGAGCAATGGCGAATTCCTGTTGCTACGACATTCCATCGGACGGGCACGGAGTGGATCGCCCAAACTCTTTGTGACCTGCCTGACACGGAGAGGATGTAACTCATGATGACCCTTTGGCGTTGCTGGTACATATGCAATGAAATGATGGATCATAAGCATCCCCCTCCGGTCGAAGCATCCAAGAGGTTCCTTATCAGCTACGTTGATTCACTCGTCGGCATCCAAAACAACCCGAGTGCAGACCTGGCGAAAGGCAAACAAGTGGTTGATGTGGTGACGCCCAGCAAGCCTGTACCACATGCTCGGGTTGCGGATGAGGCGCGATCACGATGGACTCCTCCAGCGGATGGGTGGACCAAAATCAATTTCGACGGATGGTTCTGTGCCTCCACCGGAACAGCCAGCGCCGGAATGATTCTGCGGGATAGTTTGGGTAAGAACATTTTCTCATCATGCAGAGAACTGAGAGCATGTGCAGAACCTTTAGAAGCCGAACTTCTATCCAACatggagggtttgaaccttgccttGTAGTGGACGTAGCTACCTATTGAAGTGGAGACAGACTACCGTGTTGCTCTTAAGATGGTCACAATAGTGGACATAGATTGATCATGATACTCCATGCTGGTTGATTAGATCAGGAGGCTTATGTCGGAAGGGAGTGTAGTTAATTGGATcagacttcttcttcttgtcctgctGCAGGAAACAGCTAGTGCATTTCCGAACCAGTAATGTGTGTACATCCACCCCTTGCTAGTTGCAAGATGATGATGAAAACCTGATATAATTATGTACTGCCTCCgtcccatattacttgtcgctgaaatggatgtatctagaactaaaatacatctagatacatccatacgagcaacaagtaattcggaacggagggagtatatatttgaTTTGCAAATCACCATCCATCATTAGCTAATAAGAGCTTTCTTGCAATTTAAAAGCAGCCACCAAAGTCGCCTTTCAAAATTCAACCATACATATACTAGTATTACTGTACAAATAACAAATGGAAAATACGACCATATATAATAATGTATGTACAGTATGATTAGTGTGGTAGGCGAAGCATCCGGGAAGGTCATGGTCTCCTGACGGAATCCAACTTGTTCGTTTGTAAACCAATAAtgcaggtgtcacaaattgaagcaTCCAAGGGAGGTTGTATCCAAAATAGAGTTGAGAGGTGACCTGTTCTTCTGACGTAAATAACCTTGTTCTTTCATTGCAATTATTTTGtcgcaaaaaaaataaaactatgcaATTATTGATTAACATGATACATTTAAGATAGTAGCGTGTTCGGTTCTGGGGCGTGGAAAACTCTCAGCAGGTGCAGAAATTCCCACGATTACGACTCAGGCACCAGTTCAGTAACCACTGAAGATGTATAAACTGCAGAACATTGCTAGTACTTCTAAGAAAGACAACACATATTGAACGGTAGCCTGGATAATCTAGGGAGGAGGATACACAGCATTTCCCCACATAAATGTGATTGGGGGTAAGGAGCCAGTAACAATTACAGAAATTAGATGATCAACGAGAAACAATATTTTGAGCGTTTGCTAAGACAATGGAGATTTGGTAAACTAGAACAGAGACTGTCCGCTTGATAGCCACGTTAGGCTCATCCTTGGATTTGTTGCATATGTCTGTGGGTTGTTACTAAATTATTACTACCAATACCAATTTACTGACTTCCAATAATCACCATGTCTCGTCCCATGTTGCTCAAGGAAAAGTTCTCTTGACTAGAGATGGTTAATAGCTAATCAAACTTTTATGCTAACTCACTTGGAAGAATGTTTTGTGGACAGCAGAGTTGACAAAGGACTCATTCTGCTGACGGATACAAGTTGTGCATTTCCAGCAAATATCATCTCCATCTACCCTGCAAGTAGTAGCACGACGAATGAAGGTTCACATAAATATGGTGCATAACTAATTTGCAGCTGCTCATCGTTAGGAATCAAAAGCAGCCGCCAGAGTCACCGTTCAAAAAAAATCTATATAGATAAGGTTTACATGTTTAAGTGATTAACATAAGTTTGTTGCAACTATCGATCTACGAAAAACGAACTAAAAACAATAGCATGGTTTTGCAGATGAAGCATCCGGGAAGGTCACTTCTAGAACAGGGCAGGACTTGTTCTTCTGACAGAAGCAACTTGTCCAATTATGGACCAATAATGTAAGTGCCACAAACTGAACTATCCAAGGAAGGTTGTATGAGGTTGTATCCACAAACAGAGTTGAGATGTTACTTGTTATTCCGACGAAAATAACTTGTTCATTTGAAATGATTCATTTCTAAACCGGTGGTTATGTAATCCTTGCATGTATCCCTTCAAAGTTGGAGCCCATACCGTCGTCAGCCCAAACAGAGTCCGCGACATGAAACATCATCAACAGGTGCAGAAACTCAAGACTCGAGACACCAATTCAATTTTTGTGTATGTAATTTTTTAGATAAAGGGCGATTTTATTATCTCAAATGTAGAATCATGCTGGTAGAAAATATTATGAGTAACACTCGTCTGGGCTTTTATTTGGAGGTGCCCTGCTCCTCCTAAGGTTCGCACTTTTACTTGGCGCTTGATCACGGACAGCTTGCCCACTTGGATTAATAAAAAATGACGAGAATTGGAAGTTTCTGACCAATGCCCTCTCTGTGCGATGGAGCCGGAGGACACATTTCATGCCTTTTGCAGATGTCCTAGGGTGGTGGCCTTTTGGCAAGCGATGCCAGAGCAATGGCGAATTCCTGTTGCTACGGCATTCCATCGGACGGGCACGGAGTGGATTGCCCAAACTCTTTGTGACCTGCCTGACACGGAGAGGATGTAACTCATGATGACCCTTTGGCGCTGTTCGTACGTACGCAATGAAATGACGCATCATAAGCGGCCTCCTCCGGTCGAAGCATCCAAGAGGTTCCTTCTCAGCTACGTTGATTCACTCGTGGGCATCCAAAACAACCCGAGTGCAGACCCGGTGAAAGGCAAACAAGTGGTTGATGTGGTGACGCCCAGCAAGCCTGTACCACATGCTCGGGTTGCGGACGAGGCGCGATCACGATGGACTCCCCCAGCGGATGGGTGGACCAAAATCAATGTTGACCGATCGTCCTGTGCCTCCACCGGAACAGCCGGCGCCGGCATGATTCTGCGGGACAGTTTGGGTAAGATCATTTTCTCATCATGCATAGAACTGAGAGCATGTGTAGAACCTTTAGAAGCCGGACTTCTATCCTgcatagagggtttgaaccttgccttGCAGTGGACGCAGCTACCTATTGAAGTGGAGACAGACTGTCGTGTTGCTATTAAGATGATCACAACAGTGGACAGAGATCAATCACGTTACTCCATGCTGGTTGATCAGATCAGGAGGCTTATGTCGGAAGGGAGAGTAGTTAATTGGATcagacttcttcttcttgtcttgcTGCATGAAACAGCTAGTGCATTTCCGAACCAATAACGTGTGTACATCCACCCCCTGCTAGTTGCAGTATGATGATGAAAAGCTGATAtaatgatgtactccctccgtcccaaattactcgtcgctgaaatggatgtatctagaactaaaatacatctagatacattcatacgTGCAACAAGTaatttggaaaggagggagtatatatttaaTTTGCAGATCACCATCCATCATTAGCCAATAAGAGCTTTCTTGCAAATTAAAAGCAGCCACCAAAGTCGCCTTTCAAAATTCAaccatatatatactagtattactGTACAAATAACAAATGGAAAATACAACCATATATAATTATGTATTTACAGTATGATTGGTGCGGTAGGCGAAGCATCCGGGAAGGTCATGCTCTTCTGACGGAATCCAACTTGTCCGTTTGTAAACCAATAAtgcaggtgtcacaaattgaagcaTCCAAGGAAGGTTGTATCCAAAATAGAGTTGAGAGGTGACTTGTTCTTCTGACGTAAATAACCTTGTTCGTTTCATTGCAATTATTTCGTCGCACCAAAAAGAAAACTGTGCAATTATTGACTAAGATGATAAATTTAAGATAGTAGCATGTTCGGTTTTGTGGCATGGAAAACTCTCAGCAGGTGCAGAAACTCCTACGATTACGACTCAGGCGCCAGTTCAGTAACCACCGAAGATGTATAAACTGCAGAACATTGCTAGTACTGCTGAGAAAGACACCACATATTGAACGGTAGCCTGGATAATCTAGGGAGGAGGATCCACAGCATTTCACCACATAAATGTGATTGGGGGTAAGGAGCCAGTAACAATTACAGAAATTAGATGATCAACCAGAAACAATATTTTTAGCGTTTGCTAAGACAATGGAGCTTTGGTAAACTAGAACAGCGACTGTCCGCTCGATTGCCACGTTAGGCTCATCCTTCGGTTTGTTGCATATGTCTGTGGGCTGTTACTAAATTATTACTACCAGTACAAATTTACTGACTTCCAATAATCACCATGTCTCGTCCCATGTTGCTCAAGCGAAATTTCTCTTGACTAGAGATGGTTAATAGCTAATCTAACTTTTATGCTAACTCACCTGGAAGAAGGTTTTGTGGACAGCAGAGTTGACAGAGGACTCATTCTGCTGACGGATAGAACTTGTGCATTTCCAGCCAATAGCATCTCCATCTACCCTGCAAGTAGCAGCGCGACGAATGAAGGTTCACATAATATGGTGCATAACTAATTTGCAGCTGCTCATCGTTGGGAATCAAAAGCAGCCGCCAGAGTCACCGTTCAAAACAAATCTATATAGATAAGGTTTACATGTTTAAGTGATTAACATAAGTTTGTTGCAACTATCGATCTACGAAAAATTAACTAAAAACAATAGCATGGTTTTGCAGATGAAGCATCCGGGAAGGTCACTTCTAGAACAGGGCAGGACTTGTTCTTCTGACAGAAGCAACTTGTCCAATTATGAACCAATAATGTAAGTGCCACAAACTGAACTATCCAAGGAAGGTTGTATGAGGTTGTATCCACAAACAGAGTTGAGATGTTACTTGTTATTCTGACGAAAATAACTTGTTCATTTGAAATGATTCATTTCTAAACCGGTGGTACGGTTATGTAATCCTTGCATGTATCCCTTCAAAGTTGGAGCCCATACCGTCGTCAGCCCAAATAGAGTCCGCGGAACGAATCATGCTGGTAGAAAATATTATGAGTAACACCCGTCTGGGCTTTTATTTGGAGGTGCCCTGCTCCTCCTAAGGTTCGCACTTTTACTTGGCGCTTGATCACGGACTGCTTGCCCACTTGGGTTAATAAAAAATGACGAGAATTGGAAGTTTCTGACCAATGCCCTCTCTGTGCGATGGAGCCGGAGGACACATTTCATGCCTTTTGCAGATGTCCTAGGGCGGTGGCCTTTTGGCAAGCGATGCCAGGGCAATGGCGAATTCCTGTTGCTACGGCATTCCATCGGACGGGCACGGAGTGGATCGCCCAAACTCTTTGTGACCTGCCTGACACGGAGAGGATGTAACTCATGATGACCCTTTGGCGCTGCTGGTAAGTACGCGATGAAATGACGCATCATAAGCAGCCTACTCTGGTCGAAGCATCCAAGAGGTTCCTTCTCAGGTACGTTGATTCACTCGTGGGCATCCAAAACAACCCGAATGCAGACCCGGCGAAAGGCTAATAAGTGGTTGATGTGGTGATGCCCAGCAAGCCTGTACCACATGTTCGGGTTGCGGACAAGGCGCGATCACGATGGACTCCTCCAGCGGATGGGTGGACCAAAATCAATGTCGACGGATCGTTCTGTGCCTCCACCGGAAAAGACGGCACCAGAATGATTCTGTGGGACAGTTTGGGTAAGATCATTTTCTCATCATGCAGAGAACTGAGAGCATGTGCAGAACCTTTAGAAGCCGAACTTCTATCCTGCagggagggtttgaaccttgccttGCAGTGGACGCACCTACCTATTGAAGTGGAGACAGACTGCCGTGTTGCTCTTAAGATGATCACAACAGTGGACAGAGATCGATCACGTTACTCCATGCTGGTTGATCAGATCAGGAGGCTTATGTCGGAAGGGAGAGTAGTTAATTTGATcagacttcttcttcttgtcctgctGCGGGAAACAGCTAGTGCATTGCCGAACCAGTAACGTGTGTACGTCCACCCCTGCTACTTGGAGGATGAAGTGTGAAAGGTGATATAACTATGTACTATATAGGAGTATTTGATTTGCAGATCACCATCCATCGTTAGCTAATAAGAGCCTTCTCCCCAATTAAAAGCAGCCACCAAAGTCGCCATGGTTGCCCTTGCTGCCGGCGTGGTTGAGGAGCTCCGACGCAGCGCGTTGAGGAGGAGCTTTGCGGCGACCATGGCGAGGCGCTCAGGCACCAAAGGAGATGGCGGCCATGGCAAGTGGCGTTGGGCTCAGGCAGCACCTGCTGCTGGCCTGCGAGATGGCGCGAGCCTCCGACCGGCTTCTCCCATACGGCTGCTCGGACGCGGTTTCGGGCGGTTTCGTGCGCGAGCTGGTGGCCACAGAGCTTCCCAGCCGGCAGCAAAGTGGCAAGCAGCAGCGGCGGTCGGCAACATGCGcatgcagcagcggcaagcagagcGCGCTCGCAGCAGCAGCTTGCACAGCATCATCCTCAGAAGTTGGCAAACCATCCATCTGCTGCCGACCatgatgccaaaaacaaggacgccCGGCAAATGCGTGTTCAGCAGGTAAGCTCTTCTAGATGTGGTTCGCACTAATAATTTGTTCCTGACCTGCCATTGCTGAAGTCGTGTTTTTCCGCTTATTTTAATAAAAAAAATGAGGTGCCAAAAAAACTGTGGTGCTTCATAGTCAGAAACTTGATAGCTGTCAAACTTAAATACATTTTCCCCTAAATCTATGGTAAATAATGGTATCTTGTTGCACAAATTGGGTTATTAAGTTTTAGATAAGGTAGTATACAGTCAGTTTGACTTATTGAGACAGTTACTTGAAGGATGCATCAAATTATCAGGATAGATCTGAAGATGATCAGCATAACAGCATTGGCCAGTTTGTGCCATTGCTGTATAGGTCCGTATCATCCCTAATTGGGAAATGGAACCATGATCTGCCTGCCCATTGTGATTCTGTCCAATTATTCTTCAATATTTGTATGTAATAGGCTAGCATCCAGTCATTGCAATTAACTTAAGATGGAGCTTCACAAATTGAAAGGCATAATTAAGCACTCTTTCAGAGTTATCAAACGTTCAACATAAACTCTGTGTTTTATGATCAGGGGATACACaatattgtggaaacaatcaacgtGTGCATCTTTGATTTTTGAGGCTGCAATTTGTAAAGTAGTTATTGTGCAAAGATGGCTTCAGTTTGCAGCTTAGGCGTAAGCATTCTTTCAGCATTCTCAAACATTCAATATATACTCTTTGTTTACGATCAGGTGATGTACAATATTGTGGAAATAATCAACAAGTGCATCTTTTATTTTTGCGGTTGCAATTTGTGAAGTAGTTATTGTGCAAAGACATCTTCAATTTGCAGTTTTTTTGGTGTGGAGAGACTCAATAGTTATGTGTTCCACTATCTACAATCCATTTGCTTAATAGTATCACATTGCAATTTTCATTTTATAATGATCCTGCAGCCAAGGAAAATAATGCTCGATCTTCTGGTACATGCCTCGACGTGCCGCTCATCTAGCTGCCAATTTCCTAACTGCCTTAAGGTCAAGGAACTATTTCTGCATGGGAAGCAGTGCAAAAGGCGTGCTTCAGGAGGGTGTGCCCTGCGCAAAAAAATGTGGTACATGATTCAGTTCCATGCCCAAGCTTGCAGAGATTCAGGATGCAGTATGCCAAGGTGCAGGTGGGTTGGCGCGTCTATCATTTGTCCTGCTACCTCCACCTCTCTTCTGCATACGCGTATAGTATTGCAAATTTGCAATCTGGAGTAACACCTGACAACCACTTCTGGAAACTACACAGGGATTTGAAAGACCATCTTAGAAGGTTGCACCAGCAGTCCAAATCCAGGAGAGGGCTGCTGTTAACGAAATGATTAGACAACGGGCAGCAGAAGCTTGGGATGGTTGAACTAGAGGAATCTAGGCAAGACGTTCAGATGGATCTTTCAACTGGAGATGGAAGAAGGTGCTGGGCATTCTTCGCCGATGATTAACATATGGCTCGGAAGCCTGCCTTTTTTTCTGAAGGAAGGGTCAATCTCGTTGACGTCATGTCGTCTATTGTTGAAAGACAATGGTTAAGCTGTTTTGTTTCCCCCTCCAATTTAGTTTCTTTTACCTCAGGAGGGGTTAGTAGGAAGAAAAAGGGAGATGGGGATGTGCACACAGGGCTCTGTTTATTTCTGCCCCATCCCATTTTGTAGGTCCAATCTTTATGTTTATTTAAAAGTATAAAGCAAAGTAAGTAAATCATGCATCTGTGCCCTTTCTTTCTTGTCAGGAAATGCTT is drawn from Triticum dicoccoides isolate Atlit2015 ecotype Zavitan chromosome 6B, WEW_v2.0, whole genome shotgun sequence and contains these coding sequences:
- the LOC119325610 gene encoding probable histone acetyltransferase HAC-like 1, giving the protein MRVQQPRKIMLDLLVHASTCRSSSCQFPNCLKVKELFLHGKQCKRRASGGCALRKKMWYMIQFHAQACRDSGCSMPRCRDLKDHLRRLHQQSKSRRGLLLTK